The following coding sequences lie in one Atribacteraceae bacterium genomic window:
- the xseA gene encoding exodeoxyribonuclease VII large subunit has translation MRIFNDTPWTLSQVLLSVREIISEVFPETLWIIAEIADIRKDTQKGHVYLELVEKKDGLTLAKAKGNIWNATARGLLARFRSATGEEPRAGMNILFAAQLVFREVYGFSLTIQDIDPLYTLGEMARKKREVLERLEREDLLDRNRSLSIPPLIKVIAVISSPEAAGYDDFCRHLADNSYGYHFLYHLFPARMQGREAEQSIIGALRRIERVGRYFDLAVIIRGGGSVTDLNCFDGYNLANAVARFPLPVLSGIGHQRDETVLDRVAHTRLKTPTAVADFLIGRTREFEERLLQAQETLRRGAERVLVNERYRLSLEGKHFLSTALALLGELWHCLSLNDWKLPVVVDSILRHGQEGIETLWSRFGLDLCHRFRREWETLTQQEQVIALLDPVNVLKRGYSITLCRDGTVREARMVQPGDVLTTKFWKGTAVSRVEETHE, from the coding sequence ATGAGAATTTTCAACGACACCCCCTGGACCTTGTCCCAGGTTCTGCTATCGGTTCGGGAGATCATCAGCGAGGTGTTTCCAGAGACCCTTTGGATTATCGCGGAAATCGCGGACATCCGGAAGGATACGCAGAAGGGTCATGTTTATCTCGAGCTGGTGGAAAAAAAGGATGGTCTGACCCTGGCCAAAGCCAAAGGCAATATCTGGAATGCGACCGCCCGGGGCCTGTTGGCCCGGTTTCGCAGTGCCACCGGAGAAGAGCCCCGGGCCGGAATGAATATCCTTTTCGCCGCCCAGCTCGTCTTTCGTGAGGTATACGGCTTCAGCCTGACCATCCAGGACATCGATCCGCTCTATACCCTGGGTGAGATGGCCCGGAAAAAACGGGAGGTGCTGGAACGGCTGGAACGGGAAGATCTCCTGGATCGGAACCGCTCTCTTTCCATTCCCCCGTTAATCAAGGTCATTGCCGTTATTTCCAGTCCGGAGGCGGCCGGCTACGATGATTTCTGCCGGCATCTGGCTGACAACAGCTACGGTTACCACTTTCTATACCACCTGTTCCCGGCCCGGATGCAGGGAAGAGAAGCGGAACAGTCGATTATTGGGGCGCTGCGGCGGATCGAGAGGGTCGGGCGGTATTTCGACCTCGCGGTGATAATCCGGGGAGGCGGTTCGGTGACGGATCTCAACTGTTTCGATGGCTATAACCTGGCTAATGCGGTCGCTCGCTTCCCTCTGCCGGTTCTCAGCGGGATCGGACACCAACGGGACGAGACGGTCCTGGACCGGGTAGCCCATACCCGCCTGAAAACCCCCACGGCCGTGGCCGATTTTTTGATCGGACGGACCCGGGAATTCGAAGAGCGGCTGCTCCAAGCCCAGGAAACGCTCCGCCGGGGTGCGGAACGGGTGTTAGTGAATGAGCGGTACCGCTTGAGCCTAGAGGGGAAGCATTTTTTGTCGACCGCCCTGGCGTTGCTTGGCGAACTTTGGCACTGTCTCTCCCTGAATGACTGGAAATTGCCGGTGGTCGTGGACTCGATCCTCCGACACGGCCAAGAGGGTATCGAAACCCTCTGGAGCCGGTTTGGACTCGACCTATGTCATCGCTTCCGCCGGGAGTGGGAAACCTTGACGCAACAAGAGCAGGTCATTGCGCTTCTTGATCCGGTCAATGTCCTGAAGCGGGGGTACAGCAT